A window of the Aeromicrobium phoceense genome harbors these coding sequences:
- a CDS encoding RNA polymerase subunit sigma-70 has product MSVDTQLGERSDMTEVDEPTFSAMAERHRRELHVHCYRMLGSFEDAEDTVQETFLRAWRRRETYEGRSTFRAWLYRIATNACLDLLAKRRPEPATGGEVLWLQPYPDRLLDELRADDADEPESRVVARETIELAYLIAVQHLAPRPRAALILRDVVGWPAKDVAELLGDSVNSVNSALQRARAGMREHLPAERQEWTGGADDPETLELVRRYTEACVATDIDSIAEMLREDVRCSMPPTPGLLVGRDAVVGDWVESGFESMTGLRVVATSANRQPAVGAYLWREQENAYLPLTVDVLRIESGKISEILTFHSDQFPRLGLPERLKAS; this is encoded by the coding sequence ATGAGTGTGGACACGCAACTGGGGGAGCGCAGCGACATGACCGAGGTCGACGAGCCGACGTTCTCCGCGATGGCCGAGCGGCACCGGCGGGAGCTGCACGTGCACTGCTACCGGATGCTCGGCTCCTTCGAGGACGCCGAGGACACCGTGCAGGAGACGTTCCTGCGGGCCTGGCGGCGGAGGGAGACCTACGAGGGTCGCTCGACGTTCCGCGCCTGGCTCTACAGGATCGCGACGAACGCCTGCCTCGACCTGCTGGCCAAGCGGCGCCCCGAACCGGCCACCGGCGGCGAGGTGCTGTGGCTGCAGCCGTACCCCGACCGGCTGCTCGACGAGCTGCGCGCGGACGACGCCGACGAGCCCGAGTCGCGGGTCGTGGCACGCGAGACGATCGAGCTGGCCTACTTGATCGCGGTCCAGCACCTGGCGCCACGGCCGCGGGCCGCGCTGATCCTGCGCGACGTGGTGGGCTGGCCGGCGAAGGACGTCGCCGAACTCCTCGGGGACTCCGTGAACTCGGTGAACTCGGCGCTGCAGCGCGCCCGCGCCGGGATGCGCGAGCACCTGCCCGCCGAGCGCCAGGAGTGGACCGGCGGCGCTGACGACCCCGAGACGCTCGAGCTGGTGCGCCGCTACACGGAGGCGTGCGTCGCCACGGACATCGACTCGATCGCCGAGATGTTGCGCGAGGACGTGCGCTGCTCGATGCCGCCGACTCCGGGACTGCTGGTCGGTCGCGACGCGGTGGTCGGCGACTGGGTCGAGAGCGGCTTCGAGAGCATGACGGGCCTGCGCGTCGTCGCGACGTCGGCGAACCGGCAGCCCGCGGTCGGGGCCTACCTCTGGCGCGAGCAGGAGAACGCCTACCTGCCCCTCACGGTCGACGTGCTGCGGATCGAAAGCGGGAAGATCAGCGAGATCCTCACCTTCCACAGCGACCAGTTCCCGCGGCTGGGACTGCCCGAGCGTCTGAAGGCGTCATGA
- a CDS encoding C40 family peptidase yields MRHVATILAASLAASIMTVSAPAQAAPATVSSSGAQSSVSTTTAAPSAAQLRYQRIVKRKAAIKRKKYVIARKKAIKRKRAIIRGKKIMNAAAKYKGTPYRYGGASPSGFDCSGLVKYVVKKSVKKNMPRVAGAQMKKGKKVSKGNKRKGDLIGFYNGSGVYHIAIYAGNNKIWHSPRPGKSVEKVKIWTGSYKVRRV; encoded by the coding sequence ATGCGACATGTCGCAACGATTCTCGCTGCCTCCCTGGCGGCCTCCATCATGACCGTGAGTGCTCCGGCCCAGGCGGCCCCCGCCACCGTCAGCTCGAGCGGCGCCCAGAGCTCCGTCTCCACCACGACCGCGGCACCGTCCGCGGCCCAGCTGCGCTACCAGCGCATCGTGAAGCGCAAGGCCGCCATCAAGCGCAAGAAGTACGTCATCGCGCGCAAGAAGGCGATCAAGCGCAAGCGCGCCATCATCCGCGGCAAGAAGATCATGAACGCCGCCGCGAAGTACAAGGGCACGCCGTACCGCTACGGCGGCGCGAGCCCCTCGGGCTTCGACTGCTCCGGCCTCGTGAAGTACGTCGTGAAGAAGTCCGTCAAGAAGAACATGCCGCGCGTCGCCGGTGCCCAGATGAAGAAGGGCAAGAAGGTCTCCAAGGGCAACAAGCGCAAGGGCGACCTGATCGGCTTCTACAACGGCTCGGGTGTCTACCACATCGCGATCTACGCCGGTAACAACAAGATCTGGCACTCGCCCCGTCCGGGCAAGTCCGTCGAGAAGGTCAAGATCTGGACCGGCTCGTACAAGGTCCGCCGGGTCTGA
- a CDS encoding NAD(P)-dependent alcohol dehydrogenase, whose protein sequence is MRAVVHDRYGGPEVLRVEDVPVPTPSAGQVLVRVEATSVNLSDWECLVGSPAYARIGGLRAPARPTLGSDIAGVVEAVGEGVTSFRPGDEVYGDNLALKGGFAEYAVAPEAVLATKPAGLSFADASTIPQAGAIAIQGTAWARPGSRVLVNGAGGGSGSFAIQLTKRLGAHVTGVDNATKLDFMRSVGADEVLDYRLQDFTRTGPYDLVLDLVARRSVLAYRRSVARGGTYRCVGGSVGTLLRVLTAGTVVGTATGRSLGVLVVKEGPAQFVPLAHLVSRGDVRVHIERTYRLDEVPDALAHVGEGRALGKLVVVPTS, encoded by the coding sequence ATGAGAGCGGTGGTCCATGACCGTTATGGCGGACCGGAGGTCCTGCGGGTCGAGGACGTCCCGGTCCCGACGCCGTCAGCGGGCCAGGTGCTGGTGCGGGTCGAGGCGACCTCGGTCAACCTCAGCGACTGGGAGTGCCTCGTCGGCTCGCCGGCGTACGCGCGGATCGGAGGGCTGCGGGCCCCGGCGCGCCCGACGCTCGGCTCCGACATCGCGGGCGTCGTCGAGGCCGTGGGCGAGGGCGTGACCTCGTTCCGTCCGGGCGACGAGGTGTACGGCGACAACCTCGCGCTGAAGGGCGGCTTCGCGGAGTACGCGGTGGCCCCGGAGGCGGTGCTCGCCACCAAGCCGGCCGGGCTCTCGTTCGCCGACGCCTCGACGATTCCGCAGGCCGGCGCGATCGCGATCCAGGGCACCGCGTGGGCGCGACCTGGCTCGCGCGTGCTGGTCAACGGCGCGGGCGGCGGATCGGGCTCGTTCGCGATCCAGCTCACGAAGCGCCTCGGTGCCCACGTCACCGGCGTCGACAACGCCACGAAGCTGGACTTCATGCGCTCGGTCGGCGCCGACGAGGTACTGGACTACCGGCTCCAGGACTTCACCCGGACCGGGCCGTACGACCTCGTCCTCGACCTTGTGGCGCGCCGCTCCGTCCTCGCGTACCGCCGCTCGGTGGCGCGGGGCGGGACGTATCGCTGCGTGGGCGGCTCGGTCGGCACGCTCCTGCGCGTGCTCACCGCCGGCACGGTGGTCGGGACGGCCACCGGCCGCTCGCTGGGCGTCCTCGTGGTGAAGGAGGGGCCCGCGCAGTTCGTGCCGCTCGCCCACCTGGTCAGCCGCGGCGACGTCAGGGTGCACATCGAGCGGACCTATCGCCTCGACGAGGTTCCCGACGCTCTCGCCCACGTCGGCGAGGGGCGGGCCCTGGGCAAGCTCGTGGTGGTCCCGACCTCGTGA
- a CDS encoding GNAT family N-acetyltransferase encodes MVILEPATAENWRDIAKVRASDAQGGWVAEPTYYLCLSAYDGLWRSCAVRTEDGTTVGHVMWAVDPDDDSHWIGGLMIDAERQGEGLGRATVEALLTLWEREEPALSGTPYREAALSVSADNEVALGLYRSLGFVETGELSDDEIVLRRPRP; translated from the coding sequence ATGGTCATCCTCGAACCTGCCACCGCCGAGAACTGGCGCGACATCGCGAAGGTCCGCGCCTCCGATGCCCAGGGCGGCTGGGTCGCCGAGCCCACGTACTACCTGTGCCTGTCGGCGTACGACGGACTGTGGCGCTCCTGCGCCGTGCGGACCGAGGACGGGACGACCGTCGGACACGTCATGTGGGCCGTCGATCCCGACGACGACAGCCACTGGATCGGTGGCCTCATGATCGACGCGGAACGCCAGGGGGAGGGCTTGGGCCGCGCCACCGTCGAGGCTTTGCTGACCCTGTGGGAGCGCGAGGAGCCCGCGCTCTCCGGGACGCCCTACCGGGAGGCGGCGCTGTCGGTCTCGGCCGACAACGAGGTCGCGCTCGGGCTCTACCGGTCCCTCGGCTTCGTCGAGACCGGCGAGCTCTCCGACGACGAGATCGTGCTGAGGCGTCCGCGCCCCTAG
- a CDS encoding alpha/beta fold hydrolase: MEPAALHVVRHGQGRPVVVLHGAGVDHREPEACFEPILGQVDRLRRVYPDLPGMGRSPAPESLRSSDDVLHLMLDFVHAECGREPFLLLGHSWGAYLAREMAARAPEQVAGLALVCPVLTGDHDVPEHRVVAGPGGLGDAVFRDYFVVQTPEMLERYKRFVAPSAELVDEAAMERIGENWGLSLAAVPYPGPTLVVAGRLDSTVGYAGAVELLGVHPRATLAVVDDAGHALPHEQPELLGALIRQWLARVAP, from the coding sequence ATGGAGCCTGCAGCACTCCACGTCGTCCGTCACGGGCAGGGTCGCCCGGTGGTGGTGCTGCACGGCGCGGGAGTCGACCACCGCGAGCCGGAGGCGTGCTTCGAGCCGATCCTCGGGCAGGTCGACAGGCTGCGCCGCGTGTACCCCGACCTGCCGGGCATGGGGCGCTCGCCGGCGCCGGAGTCGCTGCGGTCGTCCGACGACGTCCTGCACCTGATGCTGGACTTCGTGCACGCCGAGTGCGGTCGCGAGCCGTTCCTGCTCCTCGGCCACTCGTGGGGTGCGTACCTCGCGCGGGAGATGGCCGCGCGGGCGCCCGAGCAGGTAGCCGGGCTGGCCCTGGTGTGCCCCGTGCTGACGGGCGACCATGACGTTCCGGAGCACCGCGTGGTCGCCGGACCGGGAGGTCTCGGCGACGCCGTCTTCCGCGACTACTTCGTGGTCCAGACACCGGAGATGCTCGAGCGGTACAAGAGGTTCGTCGCGCCCTCGGCGGAGCTCGTCGACGAGGCGGCGATGGAGCGCATCGGCGAGAACTGGGGGCTCTCGCTGGCCGCGGTGCCGTACCCCGGGCCGACCCTGGTCGTGGCCGGACGTCTGGACTCGACGGTGGGGTACGCGGGTGCGGTCGAGCTGCTCGGCGTCCATCCGCGCGCGACGCTCGCCGTGGTCGACGACGCGGGTCACGCCCTCCCGCACGAGCAGCCCGAGCTGCTGGGTGCGCTAATTCGCCAGTGGCTGGCGCGGGTGGCGCCGTGA
- a CDS encoding DNA gyrase subunit A: MDDEAHEYTDDDVRRILERLHILQALHDALQRWREVTDVIHSSTSEKHARGRLREFMGFDDVQAQAVMDIQVRRATAEDRERIRRDLDRMKDELAIALEQRRRRRP; encoded by the coding sequence ATGGACGACGAGGCGCACGAGTACACCGACGACGACGTCCGCCGCATCCTCGAACGCCTGCACATCCTTCAGGCCTTGCACGACGCGTTGCAGCGGTGGCGCGAGGTCACCGACGTGATCCACTCCTCGACGTCGGAGAAGCACGCCAGAGGTCGACTCCGCGAGTTCATGGGCTTCGACGATGTCCAGGCCCAGGCCGTGATGGACATCCAGGTGAGGCGGGCCACCGCGGAAGACCGGGAGCGGATCAGGCGCGACCTCGACAGGATGAAGGACGAACTGGCCATCGCTCTGGAGCAGCGGCGCCGGCGTCGGCCCTGA
- a CDS encoding SGNH/GDSL hydrolase family protein produces MNPTLHDVPLAEELFRGAVELEPTARGVQPHRLPAWARRQLPDPQLLMAEAQPSGVRLVMRTAATTIEITAQPTRVAYVGAPPRPLGVYELLVDGVPAGHGSVAGGDVLTIDMSTGGREVTHGEPGTVTFEGLPATEKTVEIWLPHNELTEVVALRADAPADPVPAGDRRVWLHHGSSISHGSAAVRPTGTWPAVAATAGGVDLVNLGFGGSALLDPATARTMRDLPADVISVKMGINLVNADLMRVRGFVAALHGFLDTIRDGHPETPLLLVSPILCPIHEDTPGPGLVDPATLGTDDVRFKAGGDPADVAFGKLTLRVIREQMGQVVESRRVDDPHLYLLDGRELYGEADFETDPLPDALHPSADTHRLMGERFAKLAFAAGGIFGSD; encoded by the coding sequence ATGAACCCAACTCTCCATGACGTCCCTCTGGCCGAGGAGCTGTTCCGCGGCGCGGTCGAGCTCGAGCCGACGGCGCGCGGCGTGCAGCCGCACCGGCTGCCGGCGTGGGCCCGGCGACAGCTGCCCGACCCGCAGCTCCTCATGGCCGAGGCCCAGCCCTCCGGCGTGCGCCTCGTGATGCGCACGGCGGCCACGACGATCGAGATCACGGCCCAGCCGACGCGCGTGGCCTACGTCGGGGCGCCGCCGCGCCCGCTCGGCGTCTACGAGCTGCTCGTCGACGGCGTGCCGGCCGGGCACGGATCGGTCGCCGGGGGAGACGTGCTCACCATCGACATGAGCACCGGCGGACGCGAGGTGACCCACGGAGAGCCCGGCACCGTGACCTTCGAGGGCCTGCCGGCGACCGAGAAGACGGTCGAGATCTGGCTCCCTCACAACGAGCTGACCGAGGTCGTCGCCCTGCGGGCGGACGCACCGGCGGACCCCGTGCCGGCGGGCGACCGGAGGGTGTGGCTGCACCACGGCAGCTCCATCAGCCACGGATCAGCGGCGGTGCGCCCCACCGGAACCTGGCCCGCCGTCGCGGCGACCGCCGGGGGAGTGGACCTGGTGAACCTCGGCTTCGGCGGCAGCGCCCTGCTCGACCCGGCCACCGCGCGCACGATGCGCGACCTCCCGGCCGACGTGATCAGCGTCAAGATGGGCATCAACCTCGTCAACGCCGACCTCATGCGCGTGCGCGGGTTCGTCGCGGCGCTGCACGGCTTCCTCGACACCATCCGCGACGGCCACCCCGAGACGCCCCTGCTGCTGGTCTCGCCGATCCTGTGCCCGATCCACGAGGACACCCCCGGACCGGGCCTCGTCGACCCCGCGACCCTCGGCACCGACGACGTCCGGTTCAAGGCCGGCGGCGACCCGGCCGACGTCGCGTTCGGCAAGCTCACGCTGCGCGTGATCCGCGAGCAGATGGGCCAGGTCGTGGAGTCCCGCCGGGTCGACGATCCGCACCTGTACCTGCTCGACGGGCGCGAGCTCTACGGCGAGGCCGACTTCGAGACCGACCCGCTGCCCGACGCCCTCCACCCCAGCGCCGACACCCACCGGCTCATGGGGGAGCGCTTCGCGAAGCTCGCCTTCGCCGCGGGCGGCATCTTCGGGTCCGACTAG
- a CDS encoding YciI family protein, with product MTAGDVPDAFDVFTVVILRRPVDAPELPQDELEALQERHLAYRAELGRRGVLVANGPFLEQSNPSFRGMSIFRSDPDEAARLSAEDPSVLAGRLAFEVMQWWVGAGSLAFPGAEGTVGERRSTDGL from the coding sequence GTGACGGCCGGTGACGTTCCTGACGCCTTCGACGTCTTCACGGTGGTGATCCTGCGCAGGCCCGTCGATGCCCCGGAGCTGCCCCAGGACGAGCTCGAGGCCCTCCAGGAGCGCCACCTCGCGTATCGCGCCGAGCTGGGGCGGAGAGGCGTCCTCGTCGCGAACGGACCCTTCCTGGAGCAGTCGAACCCGTCGTTCCGGGGCATGTCGATCTTCAGGAGCGACCCGGACGAGGCCGCGCGGCTCTCGGCTGAGGACCCGTCGGTGCTGGCCGGGCGGCTGGCGTTCGAGGTGATGCAGTGGTGGGTCGGCGCCGGCTCGCTGGCGTTTCCCGGCGCGGAGGGGACAGTCGGGGAGCGTCGCTCCACGGACGGCCTATAG
- a CDS encoding SDR family oxidoreductase, with protein MTLAITGASGQLGRLVADQLLATVDPSEVVLLTRDPAKLSEFADRGATVRAADFDQPDGLVDALAGVERMLLISTDVVGARVDGHRAAIDAAVKAGVRHVAYTSIPEPTEDNPSGVVPDHAATEDALRASGLAWTMLRNNLYAEMQVGTIEQAAASGQLFTNTGDGGAAYVTRDDVAAVAVGVLTGEGHEGQAYDVTGPAAVTATDLAALATKLAGRPVEVINVDDEAYQGGLVAAGVPEAFAPLLVSFGASIRLGKLARVTDVVERVGGRTPTALEDLLS; from the coding sequence ATGACCCTCGCCATCACCGGTGCCTCCGGCCAGCTCGGCCGCCTCGTCGCCGACCAGCTCCTCGCCACCGTCGACCCCTCCGAGGTCGTGCTGCTGACGCGCGACCCCGCCAAGCTCTCGGAGTTCGCCGATCGCGGTGCGACCGTCCGTGCCGCCGACTTCGACCAGCCGGACGGCCTGGTCGACGCGCTCGCCGGCGTGGAGCGGATGCTGCTGATCTCCACCGACGTGGTCGGTGCCCGGGTCGACGGCCACCGCGCCGCCATCGACGCCGCCGTGAAGGCCGGCGTGCGTCACGTCGCCTACACGTCGATCCCCGAGCCGACCGAGGACAACCCCTCGGGCGTCGTCCCCGACCACGCGGCCACCGAGGACGCACTCCGCGCCAGCGGCCTGGCGTGGACGATGCTGCGCAACAACCTCTACGCCGAGATGCAGGTCGGCACGATCGAGCAGGCGGCCGCCAGCGGCCAGCTGTTCACCAACACCGGTGACGGCGGAGCCGCCTACGTCACGCGCGACGACGTCGCCGCCGTCGCGGTCGGCGTCCTCACCGGCGAGGGCCACGAGGGCCAGGCCTACGACGTGACCGGTCCCGCCGCGGTGACCGCCACGGATCTGGCCGCGCTCGCCACGAAGCTCGCCGGACGCCCCGTCGAGGTCATCAACGTCGACGACGAGGCTTATCAGGGTGGACTCGTTGCCGCTGGTGTGCCGGAGGCGTTCGCGCCGCTGCTCGTGTCGTTCGGCGCCTCGATCCGGCTCGGCAAGCTGGCCCGCGTCACCGACGTGGTCGAGCGGGTCGGCGGCCGTACGCCGACCGCTCTGGAGGATCTGCTCTCCTGA
- a CDS encoding DUF6069 family protein has translation MSAAEARIGIRPGLGRIAVTGVVAAVVAAAVTTACAALANAAGVDFEVPDGGEAIPVGGFATVTVFFSLVGVAVALALGRWSARPAQRFLQVTLALTAVSLMPPFLAGGNAATTATLVGLHLVAAAVVIPVVARALRTP, from the coding sequence ATGAGCGCCGCGGAGGCACGGATCGGCATCCGACCCGGCCTCGGCAGGATCGCCGTCACCGGCGTCGTGGCCGCGGTCGTGGCGGCAGCGGTCACCACCGCCTGCGCCGCGCTGGCGAATGCAGCCGGCGTGGACTTCGAGGTCCCCGACGGTGGCGAGGCGATCCCGGTGGGCGGCTTCGCCACGGTGACCGTGTTCTTCTCGCTCGTCGGCGTGGCCGTCGCGCTGGCGTTGGGACGGTGGAGCGCTCGCCCGGCGCAGCGGTTCCTCCAGGTCACGCTGGCACTGACCGCGGTGTCCCTGATGCCGCCGTTCCTCGCGGGAGGCAACGCGGCGACGACCGCCACCCTCGTGGGACTACACCTCGTCGCGGCGGCGGTAGTCATCCCCGTCGTGGCGCGGGCGCTCCGCACGCCGTGA
- a CDS encoding DUF2231 domain-containing protein: protein MSSGSMVQGVVRAVGESPVAEWVADAQQTVYRPLLEWARRSPLHSGVLGHSVHPVLTDVTLGCWLSASILDVAGGSKAHDSARLLVASGLAAAIPTAVAGAADWTELSGAERRIGAVHAAGTDIATVLFFGSFVARMRGNRVTGSKFAIAGNLVMVGAGLLGGHLALTKGTANRTVAGGAAPSA, encoded by the coding sequence GTGTCGTCGGGCTCGATGGTGCAGGGCGTGGTCCGGGCCGTGGGCGAGAGCCCGGTCGCGGAGTGGGTCGCCGACGCCCAGCAGACCGTCTACCGCCCACTGCTCGAGTGGGCCAGGCGAAGTCCACTGCACTCCGGAGTCCTGGGCCACTCGGTGCATCCCGTGCTCACCGACGTCACCCTCGGCTGCTGGCTCAGTGCCTCGATCCTCGACGTGGCCGGCGGGTCGAAGGCGCACGACAGTGCGAGGCTGCTGGTCGCGAGCGGGCTCGCGGCCGCGATACCGACCGCCGTCGCGGGTGCCGCCGACTGGACCGAGCTGTCGGGTGCGGAACGCAGGATCGGCGCGGTGCACGCCGCCGGCACCGACATCGCCACCGTGCTCTTCTTCGGCTCCTTCGTCGCGCGGATGCGGGGGAACCGAGTCACGGGCTCGAAGTTCGCGATCGCGGGAAACCTCGTCATGGTCGGCGCCGGCCTGCTCGGAGGGCACCTGGCCCTCACGAAGGGAACGGCGAACCGCACGGTCGCAGGGGGCGCCGCTCCGAGCGCCTGA
- a CDS encoding Rrf2 family transcriptional regulator produces the protein MARSTNTQFAVAVHVLTYLAASAAAGRVAPVGSEELAGSTAVNPVHVRKVLGPLRAGGLVRSRPGARGGWELPVDPASVTLAQVWQLLQGDDPVLGIHGPNPACAVGGSIQGVLTDLDRLVAEAIVARLDAISLKDVLTDAGFDADDFAELTAMAGMR, from the coding sequence ATGGCCAGGTCGACCAACACCCAGTTCGCGGTGGCAGTGCACGTGCTGACGTACCTCGCCGCCAGTGCGGCGGCGGGTCGCGTCGCGCCCGTGGGCTCCGAGGAGCTGGCCGGCAGCACTGCCGTGAACCCCGTGCACGTGCGCAAGGTGCTGGGTCCGCTGCGTGCCGGCGGCCTGGTCCGTTCGCGTCCCGGCGCCCGCGGTGGCTGGGAGCTGCCGGTCGACCCCGCATCCGTCACGCTCGCGCAGGTCTGGCAACTGCTCCAGGGCGACGATCCGGTGCTCGGGATCCACGGCCCCAACCCCGCGTGCGCCGTCGGCGGCAGCATCCAGGGCGTGCTGACCGACCTCGACCGACTTGTGGCGGAGGCGATCGTCGCAAGGCTCGACGCGATCTCGCTGAAGGACGTCCTCACGGACGCGGGCTTCGACGCCGACGACTTCGCCGAGCTGACCGCCATGGCCGGGATGCGCTGA
- a CDS encoding VOC family protein, with the protein MAGSITHMIAGVPVSDLDASLDWYRRFFGREPDFRAGDEILWDIEEHATLFIEPAPERAGAGRVTFGVSGLDDLLERLAAAGIGHGEIETYGNGVRHVMVSDPDGNALAFAEMPPESAS; encoded by the coding sequence ATGGCGGGATCAATCACTCACATGATCGCCGGAGTCCCGGTGTCCGACCTCGATGCCTCGCTCGACTGGTACCGGCGGTTCTTCGGTCGCGAGCCGGACTTCCGCGCCGGCGACGAGATTCTCTGGGACATCGAGGAGCACGCGACGCTCTTCATCGAGCCGGCTCCCGAGCGCGCCGGCGCCGGCCGCGTCACCTTCGGCGTCTCCGGCCTCGACGACCTGCTGGAGAGGCTCGCGGCTGCCGGCATCGGGCACGGCGAGATCGAGACCTACGGCAACGGGGTGCGCCACGTGATGGTGTCCGACCCGGACGGCAACGCGCTGGCGTTCGCCGAGATGCCGCCCGAGTCCGCGTCCTAG
- a CDS encoding TetR/AcrR family transcriptional regulator, translated as MAARPTLTAESLATTAADLADELGFERLSVSEVARRVGVKPASVYFHLDGADDLRGRVSTLALLELGDRLALALAGRAGRDALGALVDTVRGYALEHPGRWEATQVRITAPEAAPAGARVGALMLGVVRAYGLPEDEQTHAVRLIGSTVNGFVRLHVNGGFDHSEPDPEDSWLRMTQALDSALIHWPAKAAPDQDTSR; from the coding sequence ATGGCTGCCCGTCCCACCCTCACCGCCGAGTCGCTCGCCACGACCGCGGCCGACCTCGCCGACGAGCTCGGCTTTGAGCGGCTCAGCGTCTCCGAGGTCGCCCGGCGCGTGGGGGTCAAGCCGGCGAGCGTGTACTTCCACCTCGATGGCGCCGACGACCTGCGCGGTCGCGTGAGCACGCTGGCCCTCCTCGAGCTCGGTGACCGGCTGGCCCTCGCGCTCGCCGGGCGTGCCGGACGGGACGCGCTCGGGGCGCTCGTCGACACGGTGCGCGGCTACGCGCTGGAGCACCCGGGACGCTGGGAGGCGACGCAGGTGCGCATCACCGCACCGGAGGCCGCACCGGCGGGTGCGCGCGTCGGCGCCCTGATGCTCGGCGTCGTCCGGGCGTACGGGCTGCCGGAGGACGAGCAGACGCACGCCGTGCGCCTCATCGGCAGCACCGTCAATGGCTTCGTGCGCCTGCACGTGAACGGCGGCTTCGACCACTCCGAGCCCGATCCCGAGGACTCATGGCTCCGCATGACCCAGGCGCTCGACAGCGCCCTCATCCACTGGCCCGCCAAGGCCGCACCCGACCAGGACACCTCACGATGA
- a CDS encoding alpha/beta fold hydrolase → MAELDGIWWSSAGEGAAVVVPRLNVDWSSMDLSALTERFRVVIVAPRGFGPSARPGSYDMSGFVGDVERVLDHLGIESYATFGYSMNGVMAARLALSSARVTAVACGGFPLTADLSGMGDRARARNASARDDPDEWEEVLATYDPAAAEAFWDDVAALPPGALADLDRPLRLWWGEDDAVLASLLSPAQLGRDLDARGIPYEVVPGLDHDGMLQRLDLELCAITEWLSRRAERPRHDGDDYRRRDEV, encoded by the coding sequence ATGGCCGAGCTCGACGGGATCTGGTGGTCCTCGGCGGGCGAGGGAGCCGCGGTGGTGGTGCCGCGCCTGAACGTCGACTGGTCGTCGATGGACCTGTCCGCCCTCACCGAACGGTTCCGGGTGGTGATCGTGGCTCCGCGCGGATTCGGACCGAGCGCCCGGCCCGGGTCGTATGACATGAGCGGCTTCGTCGGCGACGTCGAGCGGGTGCTGGACCACCTCGGCATCGAGTCCTACGCCACCTTCGGGTACTCGATGAACGGCGTGATGGCCGCGCGGCTCGCCCTGAGCAGCGCCCGCGTGACGGCGGTGGCCTGCGGTGGCTTCCCCCTCACCGCCGACCTGAGCGGCATGGGCGACCGTGCGCGAGCCCGCAACGCCTCGGCACGCGACGACCCGGACGAGTGGGAGGAGGTCCTCGCGACCTACGACCCCGCGGCCGCCGAAGCGTTCTGGGACGACGTCGCCGCCCTGCCGCCCGGCGCACTGGCGGACCTCGACCGCCCACTCCGCCTCTGGTGGGGCGAGGACGACGCCGTCCTGGCATCGCTCCTCTCCCCCGCCCAACTGGGGCGCGACCTCGACGCCCGCGGCATCCCGTACGAGGTCGTGCCGGGGCTCGACCACGACGGGATGCTGCAGCGGCTCGACCTCGAGCTTTGCGCGATCACCGAGTGGCTCTCACGGCGTGCGGAGCGCCCGCGCCACGACGGGGATGACTACCGCCGCCGCGACGAGGTGTAG